One window of Gemmatimonadaceae bacterium genomic DNA carries:
- a CDS encoding DEAD/DEAH box helicase yields the protein MDVFDLRSRLVADYQSYTRSFIKIRDPRIAAHVDDALNAGAFWPEPLLQLNPTFLAGGTVDDLVATGVLHSECSKIFRIDKSDSDLTGKQLQLHTHQRDAILKAKEGKSYVLTSGTGSGKSMTYIVPIVDHVLRNGTGRGIQAIVVYPMNALANSQAEELKKFLEKGYAEGQSPVRFARYTGQEKGDVREEIRRNPPDILLTNYMMLELLLTRTEDRELVRAAQGLRFLVFDELHTYRGRQGADVALLVRRCRQAFGGHDAICIGTSATMASGGSTHDQRREVAAVAQTLFGVEVGPEQVIGETLERATPEVDLTSPSVLDTIRGAVASDSAPPEAYDAFRVHPLASWIESTFGVREEADTKVLIRQLPRRLEGDDIEHQMSAATELAQITGVDASRCSEVLRRFLLHGSKLRRTESSRFPIFAFRLHQFFTRGDTVWTTVEGEDQRYLDLAKKAAKPGEPEKPLFPLVFCRHCGTAYYRIKVTSQDGERRVMPREDRRESDDDGASDAYLYVSAEAPWPRADGPAVLNRLPEFMKETTAQGVERVSPSSRADVPEPVFVDARGYLVSEGEGLAAAILHRKFVFCLEPSCGVAYTKTQRSERNKLTTLGVDNRSTATTILAVRSLIELQADRELKPEARKLLSFTDNRQDASLQAGHFNDFVQVALLRSALHKATQQKGSAGLTHGELSRHVFDAMQLRFDEYAADPDVRGPAKNATDDALRRVTDYFLYRDLQRGWRVTAPNLEDCGLLRFDYEGLTGPDSLLEEADLWNVGFSVQDGRDAERLVEVPASLRGCPSEVREQILRTCLDVMRRALALKVDVLDPQKQLDLVEQTKPRLLEETVWYLEDARDLTRAVVAYPRPKRQHDRDGLFISSYGAFGRYVKRSLAPSLPEGHALDRVEVDQVIRFLFLSLKRYGIVEQVRSGRDDEDPGYQLNADALRWLPSDGEVRPIDRTRLLETGEIPPEVNRYFVECYQRFADLKVVLEAREHTAQVTSEDREERETRFRTGDLPLLFCSPTMELGVDIAQLNLVNLRNVPPTPANYAQRSGRAGRGGQPALVFTYCAGRSPHDQFFYREPSKMVAGSVAPPRIDLRNRDLLRSHVNAIWMEVAKPDLGKTLTTVVELTPADGKLPLPVKDHLLRELRSPAHRAAALAKATELIAGLRGELGTATWFHDHWLEEVLDQVERSFDSACERWRSLYRAAVRQRELHHRIIGDHSRPEMERNHSRRLRAQAESQIRLLTEAEGIYEGDFYSYRYFAAEGFLPGYNFPRLPLSAYVPGRRQRKGRDEFVSRPRFLAISEFGPRALVYHEGARYRVYKVNLDFGSADTEATHDLVTATLKRCARCGYAHLEQGNNLTEVCDRCGTALDGPARIENLVQLQNVSLKLAQRITCDEEERQRFGYKLVTSYRFPEIGGKQDRKDAEVYSDGSLVLRMSYGDSTDLYRINLGWSNQRGTQPPGFNLDLERGYWSRNQADDEDQDDAASQTRIQRVVPYVKDTKNALVLRFEPPRSSAEMAGLQAAFKQAIQRHFQLEPREISCEPMPSPQDRQEILFYEASEGGAGVLRQLVEDPAILPLLATRALELCHYDPASLTDRGASYCGKACYECLLDYGNQPDHKDLDRDLIRDLLAELSRSECRPAGGMGSRVERMAALRKRCDSKLEQRWLDMVDKLMLRPPSDSQYLIPGYYTQPDFFYREHNAAIYVDGPPHDEADQIHKDEQVTKALIEMGYIVVRFHHKEDWLAIFRRHPDVFGAPQR from the coding sequence ATGGACGTCTTTGATCTAAGATCGCGCCTGGTCGCCGACTACCAGAGCTACACCCGAAGCTTCATCAAGATTCGGGACCCTCGAATCGCGGCCCACGTCGATGACGCACTCAATGCGGGCGCTTTTTGGCCGGAACCTCTACTGCAGCTTAATCCGACGTTCCTGGCCGGCGGCACGGTCGACGATCTAGTCGCAACGGGCGTCCTCCATTCGGAATGCTCGAAGATCTTCCGAATCGACAAGTCCGACAGCGATCTGACCGGCAAGCAACTTCAACTGCACACGCACCAGCGCGATGCGATCCTCAAGGCAAAAGAGGGCAAGTCCTACGTCCTGACCAGCGGCACCGGCTCAGGCAAGAGCATGACGTACATCGTGCCGATCGTCGACCACGTCCTCCGTAACGGAACTGGCCGAGGCATACAGGCGATCGTGGTCTATCCGATGAACGCGCTGGCTAACAGTCAGGCGGAGGAACTGAAGAAGTTCCTTGAAAAGGGATACGCTGAGGGCCAGTCGCCGGTACGGTTTGCCAGATACACCGGACAAGAGAAGGGCGACGTGCGAGAGGAGATCCGCCGGAATCCGCCGGACATCCTGCTCACGAACTACATGATGCTGGAACTGCTCCTAACGCGGACAGAAGATCGCGAGTTGGTGCGGGCCGCGCAGGGGCTTCGCTTCCTCGTCTTCGACGAGTTGCACACCTATCGGGGCCGGCAAGGAGCCGATGTAGCCTTGCTCGTCCGGCGTTGCCGACAGGCCTTCGGAGGCCACGATGCGATTTGCATCGGCACGTCGGCGACGATGGCCAGTGGCGGGTCGACTCATGATCAGCGTCGTGAAGTCGCGGCCGTCGCTCAGACACTATTTGGCGTGGAGGTTGGCCCCGAGCAAGTGATCGGAGAAACGCTGGAGCGTGCAACTCCGGAGGTCGACCTCACGAGTCCGTCCGTACTCGACACAATCCGCGGGGCAGTCGCGTCGGACTCGGCGCCACCAGAGGCGTACGACGCATTTCGCGTGCATCCTCTCGCCTCGTGGATCGAGTCGACATTTGGCGTTCGGGAAGAAGCGGACACCAAAGTACTGATTCGCCAGCTTCCGCGCCGTCTGGAAGGCGACGACATCGAGCACCAGATGAGCGCCGCTACAGAGCTTGCGCAGATCACGGGTGTCGATGCAAGCCGTTGCAGTGAGGTGTTGCGTCGTTTCCTGCTGCACGGGTCGAAGCTGCGGCGTACAGAGTCGAGTCGCTTCCCGATCTTCGCGTTTCGGCTCCATCAGTTCTTCACGCGCGGCGATACCGTGTGGACCACAGTCGAGGGTGAAGATCAACGATATCTGGACCTCGCCAAGAAGGCGGCGAAGCCTGGAGAACCTGAAAAGCCGCTCTTTCCGCTCGTGTTCTGCAGGCACTGCGGTACGGCGTACTACCGAATCAAGGTGACTTCCCAGGACGGCGAACGGCGAGTGATGCCGCGCGAAGATCGCCGCGAGAGCGACGATGATGGCGCGAGCGACGCCTACCTGTATGTGAGCGCGGAGGCGCCATGGCCGCGCGCAGATGGACCGGCGGTATTGAATCGGTTGCCGGAGTTCATGAAAGAGACCACTGCCCAAGGCGTCGAACGCGTAAGCCCGAGCTCTCGGGCGGACGTTCCTGAACCGGTGTTTGTCGATGCACGGGGATACTTGGTGTCTGAAGGCGAGGGGCTCGCCGCCGCCATTCTCCACCGCAAGTTCGTCTTTTGCCTGGAGCCTTCATGCGGCGTCGCATACACCAAGACGCAGCGGTCGGAGCGCAACAAGCTGACGACGCTTGGCGTCGACAACCGAAGTACTGCCACGACGATTCTGGCGGTGCGCTCGCTGATTGAACTGCAGGCAGATCGCGAGTTGAAGCCTGAAGCGCGCAAACTCCTCAGCTTCACGGACAATCGGCAGGATGCCTCGCTACAAGCGGGCCACTTCAACGACTTCGTACAGGTCGCACTCCTGCGCTCGGCACTCCACAAGGCAACTCAACAAAAGGGGTCTGCCGGCCTCACTCACGGCGAGCTATCGCGTCACGTCTTTGACGCCATGCAGCTACGCTTCGACGAGTATGCCGCAGATCCGGATGTCCGTGGCCCGGCAAAGAACGCGACGGATGACGCGCTCCGGCGCGTGACCGACTACTTCCTGTACCGCGATCTGCAGCGTGGCTGGCGCGTCACCGCGCCAAACCTCGAGGACTGCGGCCTTCTTCGGTTTGACTACGAAGGCCTCACCGGTCCAGACAGTTTGCTTGAAGAAGCGGACCTATGGAACGTCGGGTTCTCCGTTCAGGATGGCCGCGATGCCGAACGCCTCGTCGAGGTGCCGGCTTCGCTACGAGGCTGTCCGAGTGAGGTCAGAGAGCAGATCCTTCGGACTTGCCTCGATGTCATGCGGCGCGCGCTCGCGCTCAAGGTGGATGTGTTGGATCCGCAGAAACAGCTGGATCTGGTCGAGCAGACCAAGCCTCGGTTGCTCGAGGAGACGGTCTGGTACTTGGAAGACGCGCGCGACCTCACTCGCGCAGTCGTTGCTTACCCGCGTCCGAAGCGGCAGCACGACCGGGACGGCTTATTCATCTCGTCCTACGGCGCGTTCGGTCGCTATGTCAAACGGTCTCTAGCTCCCTCGCTGCCGGAGGGACACGCTCTCGATCGCGTAGAGGTCGACCAGGTCATCCGATTCCTGTTCCTGTCGCTCAAGCGATACGGCATCGTGGAACAGGTCCGGAGTGGACGGGACGATGAAGATCCGGGATACCAACTGAACGCGGACGCCCTTCGGTGGCTTCCAAGCGATGGCGAGGTCCGCCCGATCGACCGCACGCGGTTGTTGGAGACGGGCGAGATTCCACCGGAAGTGAACCGATATTTCGTCGAGTGTTACCAGCGCTTCGCCGACCTGAAGGTTGTTCTTGAGGCCCGCGAACACACGGCTCAAGTGACCTCGGAAGATCGTGAAGAACGCGAAACTCGATTCCGCACGGGCGACCTTCCCCTGCTCTTCTGCTCGCCGACGATGGAGCTTGGTGTCGACATCGCCCAGCTCAATCTGGTGAACCTCCGCAACGTGCCGCCCACGCCGGCCAACTATGCACAGCGGAGCGGTCGTGCTGGGCGCGGCGGGCAACCGGCTCTCGTCTTCACGTACTGTGCGGGTCGCAGCCCGCACGATCAGTTCTTCTATCGAGAGCCGAGCAAGATGGTTGCGGGCTCAGTCGCTCCGCCACGTATCGACCTGCGGAATCGGGATTTGTTGCGTTCGCACGTCAACGCGATTTGGATGGAAGTCGCCAAGCCGGACCTCGGCAAGACACTCACCACGGTCGTCGAACTCACTCCGGCAGACGGCAAGCTTCCATTGCCGGTCAAAGACCACCTGCTTCGGGAGCTGCGAAGCCCGGCTCATCGGGCGGCAGCGCTGGCCAAGGCGACCGAGCTGATTGCCGGCCTCCGTGGGGAGCTTGGAACTGCGACCTGGTTCCACGATCACTGGCTTGAAGAAGTCCTCGATCAGGTAGAGCGCAGTTTCGATTCGGCGTGCGAGCGCTGGCGGAGTCTGTACCGCGCCGCTGTGCGCCAGCGCGAGCTGCACCATCGGATCATCGGTGATCATTCGAGGCCGGAGATGGAGCGGAACCACTCGCGCCGGTTGCGGGCTCAGGCGGAGAGCCAGATTCGCCTGCTCACGGAGGCTGAAGGAATCTACGAGGGCGACTTTTACTCCTACCGCTACTTTGCCGCCGAAGGCTTCCTGCCCGGCTATAACTTCCCGCGCCTGCCCTTGTCGGCGTACGTGCCGGGACGCCGACAGCGGAAAGGTCGCGACGAGTTTGTCTCTCGCCCTCGGTTCCTCGCCATTTCCGAGTTCGGACCACGCGCGCTCGTCTACCACGAAGGCGCGCGCTACCGAGTCTACAAGGTCAATCTCGATTTCGGTTCGGCCGATACAGAGGCCACGCACGACCTCGTCACGGCCACGCTCAAACGTTGCGCGCGGTGCGGGTACGCTCACCTTGAGCAGGGCAACAACCTTACTGAGGTTTGCGACCGGTGCGGCACGGCCTTGGACGGCCCGGCGCGCATCGAGAACCTAGTCCAACTCCAGAACGTGAGTCTCAAGCTCGCGCAGCGCATCACCTGCGACGAAGAAGAGCGGCAGCGCTTCGGCTACAAGCTGGTCACGTCCTACCGGTTCCCGGAAATCGGCGGCAAACAGGATCGGAAGGACGCCGAGGTCTACAGCGACGGCTCACTCGTGCTCCGAATGAGTTACGGCGATTCGACCGACCTCTATCGCATCAATCTTGGGTGGTCCAATCAGCGAGGGACACAGCCGCCGGGATTCAACCTCGATCTGGAGCGTGGCTATTGGTCGCGCAACCAGGCCGACGACGAGGATCAGGACGATGCGGCGTCGCAGACGAGGATCCAGCGTGTCGTGCCGTACGTGAAGGACACCAAGAACGCGCTTGTCCTTCGATTTGAGCCGCCCCGCTCCAGTGCGGAAATGGCTGGCCTTCAAGCGGCATTCAAGCAGGCCATTCAGCGGCACTTTCAGCTTGAACCGCGCGAGATCTCATGCGAGCCGATGCCTTCGCCTCAGGATCGTCAGGAAATCCTCTTCTACGAAGCGTCGGAGGGTGGCGCTGGCGTGCTGCGCCAGCTCGTCGAGGATCCGGCCATCCTGCCCCTGTTGGCGACGCGGGCACTCGAACTCTGCCACTACGATCCGGCCTCGTTGACGGATCGGGGCGCGAGCTATTGCGGGAAGGCGTGTTACGAATGCCTCCTCGATTATGGCAACCAGCCCGATCACAAGGACCTCGATCGCGATCTGATCCGCGATCTCCTGGCTGAGCTCTCGCGTTCGGAGTGCCGTCCAGCAGGTGGGATGGGGTCGCGCGTCGAGCGCATGGCCGCCCTCCGCAAGCGTTGCGACAGCAAGCTTGAGCAGAGATGGCTGGACATGGTCGATAAGCTGATGCTCCGGCCGCCGAGCGATTCGCAATACCTGATTCCAGGCTACTACACACAGCCGGACTTCTTCTATCGCGAGCACAACGCAGCGATCTACGTCGATGGCCCCCCGCATGATGAGGCTGACCAGATCCACAAGGACGAGCAAGTGACGAAGGCGCTGATCGAGATGGGTTACATCGTGGTCCGTTTCCACCATAAGGAGGATTGGCTCGCCATCTTCCGACGCCATCCCGACGTGTTCGGCGCGCCGCAACGATGA